In the genome of Candidatus Methylomirabilota bacterium, the window GTCCGCCGTCACCGGCGAATCCGGCGGGGCGCGCGTGCGCGCCGCCACCGATCTTCACCCATCCGGAGGGCTTCAATGAACCTGTTGCGCCCGATCGACCGTTATGTGAGCGTCAACGGCCTGCGCTTCCACGTCCTCGACTGGGGCGGCGAGGGCCGCACGCCGCTCCTGCTCCTGCATGGCTTCACCGGCGCCGCCCGCGCCTGGGACACGCTCAGCATCGCGCTCCAGCCGCACTTCCACGTCTACGCGCTCGATCAGCGCGGGCACGGCGACAGCGATCCCGCGGACGTGTACGGGCCGATCGCCGCGTTCGACGATCTGGCCGGCGTGGTCGACCAGCTCGGCCTCGCTCCGGTGATCATGGTCGGCCTCTCGATGGGCGGCCGCAACGCGATCTACTTCACGGCCAAGCGGCCCGAGTCGGTGCGAAAGCTGGTGATCCTCGACATCGGGCCCGAGATCAGCAAGCGCGCGACCCAGGCGCCTCCCGGGCCGCCGGAGCCCGAGTTCTGGGACAGCATCGAGCAGGCCGCGCAGCACCTCTTCCGCGGCAATCCGTATCCGGGCATCCACTACTACCGCTGGGT includes:
- a CDS encoding alpha/beta hydrolase, which codes for MNLLRPIDRYVSVNGLRFHVLDWGGEGRTPLLLLHGFTGAARAWDTLSIALQPHFHVYALDQRGHGDSDPADVYGPIAAFDDLAGVVDQLGLAPVIMVGLSMGGRNAIYFTAKRPESVRKLVILDIGPEISKRATQAPPGPPEPEFWDSIEQAAQHLFRGNPYPGIHYYRWVAATSLRQRPDGRIVWAWHPSVKTLRSTVEVDWWGLLRTIPVPTLVLRGEESPILDRDVAERMARELPHGQFIEIPRAIHTLHEDNPDAVLAALRPFLGF